A window from Pseudomonadota bacterium encodes these proteins:
- a CDS encoding OmpA family protein produces the protein MVSKTESAVWIIYPVCALLLSIAGCSGGEYVRHVDRSVTTYLDHGDSGSRSYKDNSESTVTRYIKKGGQLIRITPERGEVVAGAPMEVLEPIDAELKDAVSVAELDQYIAKYAPAPQAFVALQRIAKGDIDNKNWEAAAGVFKKYRELFPGNSRDINDIITILEAPEDGVRVSNLGLGVNSAEGEYSPVLSSDGKKLYFARDCGVCNGGEEIYVATRTSDGRWGMAGRFGAPLSTKGHEVPLGVSSDGNRLAIYGNYPGAMGRGDIYFIQKTADGWSEVEQYPAPVNTEHFESNAMYTADGKAMLFISERPGGIGEFHKKNSFYHGGYSGNTDIYVQVMNHDGTSEIVNLGPTINTPYSEYSPFLHPDGKTLYFSSDGHPGIGGLDVFKSTRLNDHSWTEWSAPVNLGKEINTTGNDWGYQVSTPGDLAYFAISGRNDGLGGSDIYAIGMPVKVQPTSVITVSGTVTDPDGDGLEADIRWSNLETQEEIGYASSDPLNGEYVIHLPSGGHYGYYAEKDGYIGESENYNLKDDFVYKEYILDIVLYPVPKPVVAEPEPAEAVEMPELSDQPVGEFVPVPIRMNNIFFEFNKADLHQESNMELDRWVRFLNDNQMVKLEIYGHTDNVGSDNFNLKLSERRARAVAGYLVGNNIAADRLSIFGMGESSPATTNDTDDGRQQNRRVEVKLVY, from the coding sequence ATGGTTAGTAAAACAGAATCAGCTGTTTGGATCATATATCCTGTCTGTGCTTTGCTGTTGTCCATTGCCGGTTGCTCCGGTGGCGAGTATGTCAGGCATGTGGATCGTTCAGTAACCACTTATCTTGATCATGGTGATTCCGGGTCCAGAAGCTATAAAGACAACAGCGAAAGTACCGTTACCCGATATATCAAGAAAGGTGGCCAGTTGATCAGGATAACTCCTGAAAGAGGGGAGGTTGTTGCCGGTGCGCCGATGGAGGTTCTTGAGCCAATTGATGCTGAACTGAAAGATGCCGTTTCCGTTGCTGAACTTGATCAGTACATTGCAAAATATGCCCCGGCGCCCCAGGCTTTTGTAGCCCTGCAAAGAATTGCCAAGGGTGATATTGATAACAAAAACTGGGAGGCGGCCGCTGGCGTTTTCAAAAAATATCGTGAGTTGTTTCCGGGGAATTCCAGAGACATCAATGATATTATTACAATTCTCGAAGCACCGGAAGATGGTGTTCGTGTGTCAAACCTTGGTTTAGGGGTAAACTCTGCAGAAGGTGAATACAGCCCGGTCCTTTCTTCCGACGGGAAAAAACTCTATTTTGCCAGAGATTGCGGGGTTTGTAATGGTGGAGAAGAGATTTATGTTGCCACTCGTACCTCTGATGGCCGTTGGGGCATGGCCGGCCGTTTCGGGGCCCCGTTATCCACCAAGGGACATGAAGTCCCTCTGGGAGTTTCATCGGATGGTAACCGGCTTGCCATCTACGGGAATTATCCCGGTGCAATGGGACGTGGCGATATCTATTTTATTCAGAAAACCGCAGATGGCTGGTCGGAAGTTGAGCAGTATCCGGCCCCTGTCAACACTGAACATTTTGAAAGCAATGCCATGTACACCGCAGATGGCAAAGCGATGCTCTTCATTTCAGAACGCCCGGGCGGAATCGGTGAATTTCATAAAAAGAACAGCTTTTACCACGGCGGTTACAGCGGGAACACTGATATCTACGTCCAGGTTATGAATCATGACGGGACTTCTGAGATAGTAAATCTTGGCCCGACGATCAATACCCCATACAGTGAGTATTCGCCATTTCTTCACCCTGATGGCAAGACTCTCTATTTCAGTTCCGACGGTCATCCGGGTATCGGTGGTCTTGATGTATTCAAATCCACAAGGTTGAATGACCACTCCTGGACAGAATGGAGTGCCCCGGTCAATCTTGGCAAGGAAATCAACACTACCGGCAATGACTGGGGATATCAGGTTTCAACACCAGGGGATCTGGCGTATTTCGCAATCAGTGGCCGCAATGATGGGCTTGGCGGAAGCGATATTTACGCAATCGGGATGCCGGTGAAAGTTCAGCCCACATCTGTGATTACAGTTTCTGGTACAGTTACTGATCCTGACGGTGATGGTCTTGAGGCTGATATCCGCTGGAGCAACCTTGAAACGCAGGAAGAGATTGGTTATGCCAGCAGTGATCCCTTGAACGGTGAATATGTCATCCATCTGCCTTCCGGTGGTCATTATGGTTATTACGCTGAAAAGGACGGATATATCGGTGAATCCGAAAACTATAACCTGAAAGATGATTTCGTCTATAAAGAGTACATCCTGGACATTGTTCTTTATCCGGTGCCCAAACCGGTAGTTGCCGAGCCTGAACCGGCCGAAGCAGTGGAAATGCCGGAATTGTCGGATCAACCGGTTGGTGAATTCGTTCCTGTTCCAATCAGGATGAACAACATCTTCTTCGAGTTCAACAAGGCAGACCTGCATCAGGAATCAAATATGGAGCTGGATCGCTGGGTGAGATTCCTGAATGACAACCAGATGGTGAAGCTTGAGATCTATGGGCATACTGATAACGTTGGTAGTGATAATTTCAATCTGAAACTTTCCG